Proteins found in one Litorihabitans aurantiacus genomic segment:
- a CDS encoding 3-oxoacyl-ACP reductase, translating to MPTSSLPAPLRGLTKQLNRTITQALGLTEAVTLRRTDPASVDQPLTAGPVLVIGSGPDADAVAHQLHEWHLDVRRNLAAPTQQRWGAVVVVLTDLEAPGQEAERVLALGGTLRELARSARVVTISRAVADGDAPALAAARGGVAGLVRSLGKELRQGATANGIELGADVAVTDPATIGTLRFLLSARSAFVDGQLLPVTAAAQAPADWTRPLTGTVAVVTGAARGIGAETVRVLARDGAHVLGVDVPAAGESLAAVMNEVGGVALQLDITAPDAGARILERVARGPFQGRLDVLVHNAGILRDKLLANMKPEQWESVIAVNLAAQVAITTAVAQAHPGLVQISLASTSGIAGNRGQTNYGFSKSGVIGATQAWAPVLAAGGGRANAVAPGFIETEMTASIPLAQREISRRVSSLGQGGKPVDVAEAVAFLASPQAGGINGAVLRVCGQNLVGR from the coding sequence GTGCCCACCTCGTCGCTGCCCGCCCCGCTGCGCGGGCTCACCAAGCAGCTCAACCGCACCATCACGCAGGCGCTCGGCCTCACCGAGGCCGTCACGCTGCGCCGCACCGACCCCGCCTCGGTCGACCAGCCGCTCACGGCGGGCCCCGTGCTCGTCATCGGCTCCGGGCCTGACGCCGACGCCGTCGCGCACCAGCTGCACGAGTGGCACCTGGACGTGCGCCGCAACCTGGCCGCACCCACGCAGCAGCGGTGGGGCGCCGTCGTCGTGGTCCTCACCGATCTCGAGGCACCCGGTCAGGAGGCCGAGCGCGTCCTCGCGCTCGGCGGGACGCTGCGCGAGCTCGCCCGCAGCGCCCGCGTCGTCACGATCTCCCGCGCGGTCGCCGACGGCGACGCCCCGGCCCTGGCCGCGGCGCGCGGCGGCGTCGCGGGCCTCGTGCGCTCGCTCGGCAAGGAGCTGCGCCAGGGGGCGACGGCGAACGGCATCGAGCTGGGCGCCGACGTCGCCGTGACCGACCCCGCCACGATCGGCACGCTCCGCTTCCTGCTGTCGGCCCGCTCGGCGTTCGTCGACGGCCAGCTGCTCCCGGTCACGGCCGCCGCCCAGGCACCCGCGGACTGGACGCGTCCGCTGACCGGCACGGTCGCCGTCGTGACCGGAGCCGCGCGCGGCATCGGCGCCGAGACGGTCCGCGTGCTGGCACGCGACGGCGCGCACGTGCTCGGCGTCGACGTCCCCGCCGCGGGCGAGTCCCTGGCGGCCGTGATGAACGAGGTCGGCGGCGTGGCGCTCCAGCTCGACATCACCGCGCCCGACGCCGGTGCCCGGATCCTCGAGCGCGTCGCGCGCGGACCGTTCCAGGGCCGCCTCGACGTGCTCGTGCACAACGCGGGCATCCTGCGCGACAAGCTGCTCGCCAACATGAAGCCGGAGCAGTGGGAGTCCGTGATCGCGGTCAACCTCGCGGCGCAGGTCGCGATCACGACGGCGGTCGCGCAGGCCCACCCGGGCCTCGTGCAGATCTCGCTGGCCTCCACGAGCGGCATCGCCGGCAACCGCGGGCAGACGAACTACGGCTTCTCCAAGTCGGGCGTCATCGGCGCGACCCAGGCGTGGGCACCCGTCCTCGCGGCCGGCGGTGGACGGGCCAACGCCGTCGCCCCCGGTTTCATCGAGACGGAGATGACGGCCTCGATCCCGCTCGCGCAGCGCGAGATCAGCCGCCGCGTGTCCTCGCTCGGGCAGGGCGGCAAGCCGGTCGACGTCGCGGAGGCGGTCGCGTTCCTCGCCTCGCCGCAGGCGGGCGGCATCAACGGGGCCGTGCTCCGGGTCTGCGGTCAGAACCTGGTGGGGCGATGA
- the purQ gene encoding phosphoribosylformylglycinamidine synthase subunit PurQ, translating to MGESAQGARIGVVTFPGTLDDRDAQRAVRLAGATPVPLWHGDADVSGVDAVVLPGGFSYGDYLRAGAIARFAPVMTALVDAANGGLPVLGICNGFQMLTESHLLPGSMIKNERLTFVCRDQVLRVENAATAWTSAFTAGEEITIPLKNQDGQYVADERTLDELEGEGRVAFRYVGGNPNGSRRDIAGITNARGNVVGLMPHPEHAVEAGFGPDGAAGPRTGIDGLRFFTSALTSLLATA from the coding sequence ATGGGCGAGTCGGCGCAGGGCGCACGCATCGGCGTCGTCACCTTCCCTGGCACCTTGGACGACCGCGACGCGCAGCGCGCGGTCCGCCTCGCCGGCGCGACCCCCGTGCCGCTGTGGCACGGCGACGCGGATGTGTCGGGCGTCGACGCCGTCGTGCTCCCCGGTGGTTTCTCCTACGGCGACTACCTGCGCGCGGGCGCCATCGCGCGCTTCGCCCCGGTGATGACCGCTCTCGTGGACGCCGCGAACGGCGGGCTGCCCGTGCTCGGCATCTGCAACGGCTTCCAGATGCTGACCGAGTCGCACCTGCTGCCCGGGTCGATGATCAAGAACGAGCGGCTCACGTTCGTCTGCCGCGACCAGGTGCTGCGCGTCGAGAACGCCGCGACCGCCTGGACCAGCGCGTTCACGGCGGGCGAGGAGATCACGATCCCGCTGAAGAACCAGGACGGCCAGTACGTCGCCGACGAGCGCACGCTGGACGAGCTCGAGGGCGAGGGGCGCGTCGCGTTCCGCTACGTCGGCGGCAATCCGAACGGATCCCGCCGCGACATCGCCGGGATCACGAACGCGCGCGGCAACGTCGTCGGGCTCATGCCGCACCCCGAGCACGCGGTCGAGGCGGGTTTCGGGCCCGACGGCGCGGCCGGTCCGCGCACCGGCATCGACGGTCTGCGCTTCTTCACCTCGGCGCTGACCTCGCTGCTCGCGACGGCGTAG
- a CDS encoding MFS transporter, whose product MTTTAAPTSIVDPRLRWTTIGALAMVLLAAFEAMAVTTIMPAVSRDLDGQALYSVAFSATLAASIVGMVLAGRASDRHGPALPLTTAIGTFLLGLLVAGLAQAMEVFVVGRFLQGLGGGALTVCLYVVVARLYPPALHPRVFGAFAAAWIVPSMVGPFVAGVVADTLSWHWVFLGVAALVLLALAALVPALRAMLGADRAVEGDTDAVVPADADADAAPSTPGRRRVGAGVAVALAVAVTAGLLILGTSAELVPPPWTWAPAGAAVVVVLVAARPLLPRGTLLAAPGLPATVLIRGTIAAAYFGTEVYLPLMLQTSYGLSSSGAGLILTVGALAWATGSNLQARLVRVPPGRILQVGAGMVLAGVGIQIATAAFDLGPWVAGGGWLVAGLGMGTSYPRITTLVLARSTRADQGANSSALSISDAIGGAAATAVAGLVLGALAGVGGTRQFLGGFAVALTAAVCSVLVAARAGRSATTTAQQAAGAPGETPGASPTSSDA is encoded by the coding sequence GTGACGACGACGGCGGCCCCCACCTCGATCGTCGACCCCCGCCTGCGCTGGACCACGATCGGGGCGCTCGCGATGGTGCTCCTGGCGGCGTTCGAGGCCATGGCCGTCACCACGATCATGCCCGCCGTCAGCCGCGACCTCGACGGGCAGGCGCTCTACTCCGTCGCGTTCTCGGCCACGCTGGCGGCCAGCATCGTCGGCATGGTGCTCGCGGGGAGGGCCTCCGACCGGCACGGTCCCGCGCTCCCGCTCACGACGGCGATCGGCACCTTCCTCCTCGGCCTCCTGGTCGCGGGGCTCGCGCAGGCGATGGAGGTCTTCGTCGTCGGGCGCTTCCTCCAGGGGCTCGGGGGCGGTGCGCTGACGGTGTGCCTCTACGTCGTCGTCGCGCGCCTGTATCCGCCGGCGCTGCACCCGCGGGTGTTCGGTGCGTTCGCCGCCGCGTGGATCGTGCCGTCGATGGTCGGTCCGTTCGTCGCGGGCGTCGTGGCCGACACGCTGAGCTGGCACTGGGTGTTTCTTGGTGTGGCGGCCCTCGTGCTCCTCGCGCTCGCCGCGCTCGTACCGGCGCTGCGGGCGATGCTCGGCGCGGACCGTGCGGTGGAGGGGGACACCGACGCGGTCGTCCCCGCGGACGCCGACGCCGACGCCGCCCCGTCCACCCCCGGCCGACGGCGGGTGGGCGCGGGCGTCGCCGTCGCGCTGGCCGTGGCGGTGACGGCGGGGCTGCTGATCCTCGGGACCTCCGCCGAGCTCGTCCCGCCGCCGTGGACCTGGGCGCCGGCCGGCGCGGCGGTGGTGGTCGTGCTGGTCGCGGCGCGACCCCTGCTGCCCCGCGGCACGCTCCTGGCCGCGCCGGGGCTGCCGGCGACGGTGCTGATCCGCGGCACGATCGCGGCGGCGTACTTCGGGACGGAGGTGTACCTGCCGCTCATGCTGCAGACGTCCTACGGCCTGAGCTCATCGGGTGCGGGACTGATCCTCACGGTCGGTGCGCTGGCCTGGGCGACCGGGTCGAACCTGCAGGCGCGCCTCGTGCGCGTCCCGCCCGGGCGCATCCTGCAGGTCGGTGCCGGGATGGTGCTCGCGGGGGTGGGCATCCAGATCGCGACGGCGGCGTTCGACCTCGGCCCGTGGGTCGCGGGCGGCGGCTGGCTCGTCGCCGGGCTCGGCATGGGCACGTCCTACCCGCGCATCACCACGCTCGTGCTGGCCCGCTCCACGCGCGCCGACCAGGGCGCCAACTCCTCCGCGCTGTCCATCTCCGACGCCATCGGCGGGGCGGCCGCGACGGCGGTCGCCGGGCTCGTGCTCGGTGCGCTGGCCGGGGTGGGCGGCACCCGCCAGTTCCTGGGCGGCTTCGCGGTCGCGCTGACGGCGGCGGTGTGCTCCGTGCTGGTCGCGGCTCGGGCGGGGCGCAGCGCGACGACGACGGCGCAGCAGGCGGCCGGGGCCCCGGGTGAGACGCCGGGTGCGTCTCCGACGTCGTCCGACGCGTGA
- a CDS encoding MaoC/PaaZ C-terminal domain-containing protein: MVHVANRIEQLRPVAVREALTATTWARNLVSRPVGERMGAQVDLVTEVRSGPELVWQGVSTYLARSTQISGLPVLERVEHGAFAAPSPTGGWSTSLADSKAYAAVSGDRNPIHTSRLAARGFGYRSTIAHGMDTAARALAALGPVRGDAFTWTVEFASPVLVPGRVALAVERRDDVDTSGGVRGGYALTVWDPKRGKPHLTSVLAHA, translated from the coding sequence ATGGTCCACGTCGCGAACCGGATCGAACAGCTCCGGCCCGTAGCAGTCAGGGAGGCGCTGACGGCGACGACGTGGGCGCGCAACCTGGTCTCCCGCCCCGTCGGCGAGCGGATGGGCGCGCAGGTCGACCTGGTCACCGAGGTCCGCAGCGGACCCGAGCTGGTGTGGCAGGGCGTCTCGACCTACCTCGCGCGCAGCACGCAGATCTCGGGTCTGCCGGTGCTGGAGCGCGTCGAGCACGGGGCGTTCGCCGCGCCGTCGCCAACCGGGGGCTGGAGCACGTCGCTCGCCGACTCGAAGGCGTACGCCGCCGTCTCGGGCGATCGCAACCCGATCCACACCTCGCGGCTCGCCGCGCGCGGGTTCGGCTACCGCTCGACGATCGCGCACGGCATGGACACGGCCGCGCGGGCACTCGCCGCCCTCGGCCCGGTGCGCGGTGACGCGTTCACGTGGACGGTGGAATTCGCCTCCCCCGTGCTCGTGCCGGGGCGGGTGGCGCTCGCCGTCGAGCGGCGCGACGACGTCGACACCTCGGGCGGGGTCCGGGGTGGGTACGCGCTGACGGTGTGGGACCCGAAGCGCGGGAAACCGCACCTGACGTCGGTGCTCGCGCACGCCTGA
- a CDS encoding DinB family protein has protein sequence MRAIEPDTKDWTWVLRERCPQCGLDSSAVTVLEVGDLVRASVPRWRAALARPDARTRPDPATWSVLEYGAHVRDVFRIFDERLALVLERDAPTFANWDQDATAVAERYDEQDPAVVADELAAAARAIADRFDAVPAAAHGRRGLRSNGSEFTVTTLAQYFWHDVAHHLHDVRA, from the coding sequence GTGAGAGCGATCGAGCCGGACACGAAGGACTGGACCTGGGTGCTGCGCGAGCGGTGCCCGCAGTGCGGGCTGGACTCCTCCGCCGTCACCGTCCTGGAGGTCGGCGACCTCGTGCGGGCGAGCGTCCCGCGCTGGCGCGCCGCCCTCGCCCGCCCGGATGCCCGGACGCGCCCCGACCCCGCCACCTGGTCGGTGCTGGAGTACGGCGCGCACGTGCGCGACGTGTTCCGCATCTTCGACGAGCGGCTCGCGCTGGTGCTCGAGCGAGACGCGCCCACGTTCGCGAACTGGGACCAGGACGCCACGGCGGTCGCGGAGCGCTACGACGAGCAGGATCCGGCCGTCGTCGCGGACGAGCTGGCCGCCGCGGCGCGGGCAATCGCCGACCGGTTCGACGCCGTCCCGGCCGCCGCGCACGGCCGCCGCGGCCTCCGGTCCAACGGCTCGGAGTTCACGGTGACCACGCTCGCGCAGTACTTCTGGCACGACGTCGCGCACCACCTGCACGACGTCCGCGCCTGA
- a CDS encoding glycohydrolase toxin TNT-related protein (This protein contains a domain related to Tuberculosis Necrotizing Toxin, which is the C-terminal effector domain of outer membrane channel protein CpnT, and which has a lethal NAD+-glycohydrolase activity.): protein MEQDPRHDSARSTPVAGAIPPPPTRPAFPADASPDGAEEARAATHPAPLPAPAEHERAGAEREGAPQDEAPDGEAALRESAAAAAPDGAARPGEPVTAPEPEGAAPVEGSAVAPAPPPWPQPTPPVASGPDGGAPVPPAASAPAPDGGAAIPPAVPATAPGTAPVAPDAPPAGATPAPMAAAAAPSAPVTPPATPATSVPTPPGPPPAPEVRPPFSEPDLDQTHVRRPAPGEPQHSAGPSAAPPQEPSTAPPAPLSPVATASAAVPAPTYPERAALVTTVADALRAAAEQTGTPWASAHLEWSQAGTQHSGRAYVYDAAGALTRLSLPDPAVNALAELRSRDAAPGTGTWLSAHLALTPDTTGEPHLVVEHARRPYWNTPQTRMLIDDGAPVPDQPFPSDEQWVADLATFPRAPEHVPDWLRSASAGPGAASAALRERLTQAQYPGDAVVLIGDPAGATPLEGALELRQTGPQRFAVGVRDYGVFESFHSAGSEREAADWLWDLLVAPLPAATPVAAQDLQHRSHAYQGAYAQIFAQLQAGGGALLTTLPPGVALDRLGSIDGIFLFPWATPIPNRSLPASASGPNTRLYQFVTTAPLHVEAEIVPPWFGQPGGSLRFRIAADGVGVRQLVTSRALLEVRVA, encoded by the coding sequence ATGGAGCAGGACCCCCGTCACGACAGCGCGCGCAGCACCCCGGTCGCGGGCGCGATCCCGCCCCCACCGACCCGTCCGGCGTTCCCGGCCGATGCCTCGCCGGACGGCGCCGAGGAGGCCCGGGCCGCCACGCACCCCGCGCCGCTGCCCGCACCCGCCGAGCACGAGCGTGCCGGGGCGGAGCGGGAGGGGGCGCCCCAGGACGAGGCGCCCGACGGCGAGGCGGCACTGCGGGAGTCCGCGGCCGCAGCGGCGCCCGACGGCGCAGCACGGCCGGGCGAACCCGTCACCGCTCCGGAGCCTGAGGGGGCGGCCCCGGTGGAGGGGTCCGCCGTCGCCCCGGCTCCTCCCCCGTGGCCCCAGCCCACGCCGCCGGTCGCGTCCGGTCCCGACGGCGGTGCCCCCGTCCCGCCTGCTGCGTCGGCCCCCGCTCCCGACGGCGGCGCGGCCATCCCGCCTGCCGTGCCGGCCACCGCGCCCGGCACGGCGCCGGTCGCGCCCGACGCCCCGCCGGCTGGGGCAACGCCGGCCCCGATGGCGGCTGCGGCCGCCCCCTCGGCTCCGGTGACACCTCCCGCGACCCCGGCCACCTCGGTCCCGACACCCCCGGGCCCCCCGCCCGCGCCGGAGGTCCGACCGCCCTTCAGCGAGCCGGATCTCGACCAGACGCACGTGCGTCGCCCCGCGCCCGGTGAGCCGCAGCACTCCGCCGGCCCGAGTGCCGCACCGCCGCAGGAGCCCTCGACCGCGCCTCCGGCCCCGCTCTCGCCGGTCGCCACGGCATCGGCCGCCGTGCCTGCACCCACCTATCCCGAGCGCGCCGCCCTCGTGACCACGGTGGCCGACGCGCTGCGCGCGGCGGCCGAGCAGACCGGCACCCCCTGGGCCTCGGCCCACCTCGAGTGGTCGCAGGCCGGCACGCAGCACTCCGGCCGCGCCTACGTCTACGACGCCGCCGGCGCCCTCACGCGCCTGTCGCTGCCCGACCCCGCCGTCAACGCCCTCGCCGAGCTCCGCTCGCGCGACGCGGCCCCCGGCACCGGCACCTGGCTCTCGGCCCACCTCGCGCTCACCCCCGACACGACGGGCGAGCCGCACCTCGTCGTCGAGCACGCGCGCCGCCCCTACTGGAACACCCCGCAGACGCGCATGCTGATCGACGACGGTGCGCCCGTGCCGGACCAGCCGTTCCCGAGCGACGAGCAGTGGGTCGCCGACCTCGCGACCTTCCCGCGCGCACCCGAGCACGTGCCGGACTGGCTGCGCTCCGCGAGTGCCGGCCCCGGGGCCGCGAGCGCCGCGCTGCGCGAGCGTCTGACGCAGGCGCAGTACCCGGGTGACGCCGTCGTGCTCATCGGGGACCCGGCGGGCGCGACCCCGCTCGAGGGCGCGCTCGAGCTGCGCCAGACCGGGCCGCAGCGCTTCGCCGTCGGCGTGCGCGACTACGGCGTGTTCGAGTCGTTCCACAGCGCGGGTAGCGAGCGTGAGGCCGCCGACTGGCTGTGGGACCTCCTCGTGGCGCCGCTGCCCGCGGCCACGCCCGTGGCGGCCCAGGACCTGCAGCACCGCAGCCACGCCTACCAGGGCGCGTACGCGCAGATCTTCGCGCAGCTCCAGGCCGGCGGTGGTGCGCTGCTGACGACGCTGCCGCCCGGCGTCGCGCTCGACCGCCTCGGTTCGATCGACGGGATCTTCCTGTTCCCGTGGGCGACGCCGATCCCGAACCGCTCGCTGCCCGCCTCGGCGAGCGGTCCGAACACCCGGCTGTACCAGTTCGTCACGACGGCGCCGCTGCACGTCGAGGCCGAGATCGTTCCGCCGTGGTTCGGCCAGCCCGGCGGATCGCTGCGGTTCCGCATCGCGGCCGACGGCGTGGGCGTGCGCCAGCTCGTCACCTCGCGCGCACTGCTGGAGGTCCGCGTCGCCTGA
- the gndA gene encoding NADP-dependent phosphogluconate dehydrogenase, translating to MTNNGVADIGVTGLAVMGSNLARNFARNGYTVAVHNRSYGKTQALIDAHGGDGEFVPSESTADFVASLKAPRTVIIMVKAGGPTDAVIEDLASHMEPGDIIVDGGNAHFPDTIRREKALRERGFHFVGTGVSGGEEGALNGPSIMPGGTKEAYATLGPMLEKISAKVDGVPCSTYIGPDGAGHYVKMVHNGIEYADMQLIAEAYDLLRSALGLSAAEIGKVFEEWNTGDLESYLIEITADVLQHTDAETGKAFVDVVLDQAEQKGTGRWTVQSALDLGVPITGIAEATFARALSGSLPQREAARAAGLAAETAGWSVADKDAFIEDVRRALYASKVVAYSQGFDQIAAASLENGWNIDRGACARIWRGGCIIRARFLNRITEAYERDAELPLLISDPYFASAVGDGVASWRRVVAGAALNGIPVPAFSSSLSYYDGVRAERLPAALIQAQRDFFGAHTYHRVDKDGVFHTEWSADRSETPQG from the coding sequence ATGACGAACAACGGCGTGGCAGACATCGGCGTGACCGGCCTGGCGGTCATGGGCAGCAACCTCGCGCGCAACTTCGCGCGCAACGGCTACACGGTGGCGGTGCACAACCGCTCCTACGGCAAGACCCAGGCCCTGATCGACGCGCACGGTGGCGACGGCGAGTTCGTCCCCAGCGAGTCCACCGCCGACTTCGTCGCCTCGCTCAAGGCGCCGCGCACCGTCATCATCATGGTCAAGGCCGGCGGCCCGACCGACGCGGTCATCGAGGACCTCGCGTCGCACATGGAGCCGGGCGACATCATCGTCGACGGCGGCAACGCCCACTTCCCCGACACGATCCGTCGCGAGAAGGCGCTGCGCGAGCGCGGCTTCCACTTCGTGGGCACCGGCGTCTCGGGTGGTGAGGAGGGTGCGCTGAACGGCCCCTCGATCATGCCGGGCGGCACCAAGGAGGCCTACGCCACCCTCGGCCCGATGCTGGAGAAGATCTCCGCCAAGGTCGACGGCGTCCCCTGCAGCACCTACATCGGCCCGGACGGCGCGGGTCACTACGTCAAGATGGTCCACAACGGCATCGAGTACGCCGACATGCAGCTCATCGCGGAGGCCTACGACCTCCTGCGCTCGGCGCTCGGCCTGTCCGCCGCGGAGATCGGCAAGGTCTTCGAGGAGTGGAACACCGGGGACCTCGAGTCCTACCTCATCGAGATCACGGCGGACGTGCTGCAGCACACCGACGCCGAGACCGGGAAGGCGTTCGTCGACGTCGTGCTCGACCAGGCCGAGCAGAAGGGAACCGGCCGCTGGACCGTGCAGTCCGCGCTCGACCTCGGCGTGCCGATCACGGGCATCGCCGAGGCGACGTTCGCCCGCGCGCTGTCCGGCTCCCTGCCGCAGCGTGAGGCGGCGCGCGCCGCCGGGCTCGCCGCCGAGACGGCCGGCTGGTCGGTGGCCGACAAGGACGCGTTCATCGAGGACGTGCGGCGCGCCCTGTACGCCTCCAAGGTCGTGGCCTACAGCCAGGGCTTCGACCAGATCGCCGCGGCGTCGCTCGAGAACGGCTGGAACATCGACCGTGGCGCGTGCGCGCGCATCTGGCGTGGCGGCTGCATCATCCGCGCCCGGTTCCTCAACCGCATCACCGAGGCCTACGAGCGCGACGCCGAGCTGCCGCTCCTCATCTCGGACCCGTACTTCGCCTCGGCGGTGGGCGACGGCGTCGCCTCCTGGCGCCGCGTCGTCGCCGGCGCCGCGCTGAACGGCATCCCGGTGCCGGCCTTCTCCAGCTCGCTGTCCTACTACGACGGCGTGCGGGCCGAGCGCCTGCCGGCGGCGCTGATCCAGGCGCAGCGCGACTTCTTCGGGGCGCACACCTACCACCGCGTGGACAAGGACGGCGTGTTCCACACCGAGTGGAGCGCCGACCGCAGCGAGACCCCGCAGGGCTGA
- a CDS encoding AMP-binding protein, which yields MNDAVARPTPDSPDEATPIPATIDVPDESLPHGLSAAAAAWPDRVAVDFLRSTLTYAELDAAVARAAQALLDLGVEPGDRVAIALPNCTTHVVAFSAVLRIGGVVVEHNPTYTAPQLRHQLADSGARVAIVWEKAARAALGAREGTALETVVAVDVSRDLPTTSRLALRLPVRAARATRAALRDAVPDGALRWERLVRRRGPQLPASHPYPASDAVALLQYTGGTTGTPKGAVLTHRNLVANAVQCEVWTRTVRASETLYGALPFFHAFGLTLCLGYGLRTGATLVVFPRFDPAAMVAAQRRRPGTFLPAVPPMIERFTTAAREAGVDLTSFRFAFSGAMALPASTARAWEEATGGYAIEGYGMTETSPVALGNPVSPERRPGALGLAFPSTQVRVVDAETLQDVPDGARGELLLRGPQVFSGYWNRPEESAEQLLPDGWLRTGDVVVRDEDGFVTLVDRIKEMIVTGGFKVYPSQVEDLLREMPGVADVAVVGTPGGDLGEKVVAAIVLDGSVPTISLAELRAWASERVASYAVPRELVVVTELPRSIIGKVLRRVVRDDLVGRRPE from the coding sequence GTGAACGACGCCGTGGCTCGCCCCACCCCTGACTCCCCCGACGAGGCGACCCCGATCCCCGCCACGATCGACGTCCCCGACGAGTCCCTGCCGCACGGCCTGAGCGCCGCGGCCGCGGCGTGGCCCGACCGGGTCGCCGTCGACTTCCTCCGCTCGACGCTCACCTATGCCGAGCTCGACGCCGCGGTCGCGCGCGCCGCCCAGGCCCTGCTCGACCTCGGCGTCGAGCCGGGCGACCGGGTCGCGATCGCCCTGCCGAACTGCACCACGCACGTCGTGGCCTTCTCCGCCGTGCTCCGGATCGGCGGCGTCGTCGTCGAGCACAACCCCACCTACACCGCGCCGCAGCTGCGCCACCAGCTCGCCGACTCCGGCGCGCGCGTCGCGATCGTGTGGGAGAAGGCGGCGCGCGCGGCCCTCGGCGCCCGTGAGGGCACCGCGCTGGAGACCGTGGTCGCGGTCGACGTCTCGCGCGACCTGCCGACGACGTCCCGGCTGGCGCTGCGGCTGCCCGTCCGCGCGGCGCGCGCCACGCGGGCCGCGCTGCGCGACGCCGTCCCCGACGGCGCCCTGCGCTGGGAGCGTCTCGTGCGCCGCCGCGGCCCGCAGCTCCCCGCCTCCCACCCGTACCCGGCGAGCGACGCCGTCGCGCTCCTGCAGTACACCGGCGGCACGACGGGCACGCCGAAGGGCGCCGTCCTGACCCACCGCAACCTCGTCGCCAACGCCGTGCAGTGCGAGGTCTGGACGCGCACGGTGCGCGCCAGCGAGACCCTCTACGGCGCCCTCCCGTTCTTCCACGCCTTCGGTCTGACGCTCTGCCTCGGCTACGGCCTGCGGACCGGGGCGACGCTCGTGGTCTTCCCCCGGTTCGACCCCGCCGCGATGGTGGCGGCGCAGCGCCGTCGACCCGGGACGTTCCTCCCGGCCGTCCCGCCCATGATCGAGCGGTTCACGACGGCGGCGCGCGAGGCCGGCGTCGACCTCACCTCGTTCCGGTTCGCCTTCAGCGGCGCGATGGCGCTGCCCGCCTCCACGGCGCGCGCGTGGGAGGAGGCGACCGGCGGCTACGCGATCGAGGGGTACGGCATGACCGAGACCTCGCCCGTCGCGCTCGGCAACCCGGTCTCGCCGGAGCGCCGGCCCGGTGCGCTCGGGCTGGCGTTCCCGAGCACGCAGGTGCGCGTCGTCGACGCCGAGACGCTTCAGGACGTGCCCGACGGCGCCCGCGGCGAGCTGCTGCTGCGCGGCCCGCAGGTGTTCTCCGGCTACTGGAACCGCCCCGAGGAGTCCGCCGAGCAGCTGCTCCCCGACGGCTGGCTCCGCACCGGCGACGTCGTCGTGCGCGACGAGGACGGCTTCGTGACGCTGGTCGACCGCATCAAGGAGATGATCGTGACGGGCGGGTTCAAGGTCTACCCGTCCCAGGTGGAGGACCTGCTGCGCGAGATGCCGGGGGTCGCGGACGTCGCCGTCGTCGGGACGCCCGGGGGCGACCTCGGGGAGAAGGTCGTGGCCGCGATCGTCCTCGACGGGTCGGTGCCCACGATCTCGCTGGCTGAGCTGCGGGCGTGGGCGAGCGAGCGCGTGGCGTCCTACGCCGTGCCGCGCGAGCTCGTGGTGGTGACGGAGCTGCCGCGCTCGATCATCGGCAAGGTGCTGCGCCGCGTCGTGCGCGACGACCTCGTGGGTCGGCGCCCGGAGTAG
- the purS gene encoding phosphoribosylformylglycinamidine synthase subunit PurS encodes MGRVVVEVMPKPEILDPQGKAVNGALPRLGYTGITQVRQGKRFEITVDGPVTDEVLAQVRSAAETLLSNPVIEDVVKVEADDTADATDTETA; translated from the coding sequence ATGGGACGCGTCGTCGTCGAGGTCATGCCCAAGCCGGAGATCCTGGACCCGCAGGGGAAGGCCGTCAACGGCGCCCTTCCTCGCCTCGGGTACACCGGCATCACCCAGGTCCGCCAGGGCAAGCGGTTCGAGATCACCGTGGACGGTCCGGTCACCGACGAGGTCCTCGCCCAGGTGCGCAGCGCCGCGGAGACGCTGCTGTCGAACCCCGTGATCGAGGACGTCGTCAAGGTCGAGGCGGACGACACCGCCGACGCCACCGACACCGAGACCGCCTGA